One genomic window of Streptomonospora nanhaiensis includes the following:
- a CDS encoding mechanosensitive ion channel family protein, translated as MDVAQWIGLGVAVLVSVLVVTVAHWLLTHQLSKVSPLAGPLVRHCRYSAYAAAAVIGVNVALPTRREMEDRSLFPVIDHAMTILLIATLTWFALGIAYAITDTVLDRLAVKNADDDHRSRRLQTQVRLLRRVAATVIGILAVAAILFTFPAVQGLGAGLLASAGLLSVVAGIAAQSTLGNVFAGLQLAFSDALRLNDIVVFQGEWGRVEELSLTTVTLRMWDERRLVVPVSHFTTNPFENWTKQGASITGWVMLQVDWAVPIDKIREEVGEYVSHHPLWDGRRWSLQATDILEGGLVQLRAVVTTADSDARWDLCCDLREHLITYINENFPEALPRRRTEFIMPGDEELPFAAVYTESAYRSRTGRDGHRAGSPGPDGALAVKGSSGSETDTRPAEDGSDGE; from the coding sequence GTGGATGTCGCACAGTGGATCGGGCTCGGCGTGGCCGTCCTGGTCTCCGTGCTCGTGGTCACGGTGGCGCACTGGCTGCTCACCCACCAGCTCTCCAAGGTCTCACCCCTGGCCGGCCCGCTGGTGAGGCACTGCCGCTACTCCGCCTACGCGGCCGCGGCGGTCATCGGAGTCAACGTCGCCCTGCCCACGCGGCGCGAGATGGAGGACCGCTCCCTCTTCCCCGTCATCGACCACGCCATGACGATCCTGCTGATCGCCACCCTGACGTGGTTCGCCCTCGGTATCGCCTACGCCATCACCGACACCGTCCTGGACCGGCTCGCGGTCAAGAACGCCGACGACGACCACCGCTCGCGGCGCCTGCAGACCCAGGTCCGGCTGCTGCGGCGGGTGGCCGCCACCGTCATCGGCATCCTGGCCGTCGCCGCGATCCTGTTCACGTTCCCCGCCGTGCAGGGCCTGGGCGCCGGGCTCCTCGCCTCGGCCGGCCTGCTGTCGGTCGTCGCCGGTATCGCCGCGCAGTCCACCCTGGGCAACGTGTTCGCCGGCCTCCAATTGGCCTTCAGCGACGCCCTGCGCCTCAACGACATCGTCGTCTTCCAGGGCGAGTGGGGTCGGGTCGAGGAGCTGAGCCTGACCACCGTCACCCTGCGGATGTGGGACGAGCGCCGCCTGGTCGTGCCCGTCTCCCACTTCACGACCAACCCCTTCGAGAACTGGACCAAGCAGGGCGCCTCCATCACCGGCTGGGTGATGCTGCAGGTCGACTGGGCCGTGCCGATCGACAAGATCCGCGAGGAGGTCGGCGAGTACGTCTCCCACCACCCCCTGTGGGACGGCCGCCGCTGGTCGCTGCAGGCCACCGACATCCTGGAGGGCGGCCTGGTGCAGCTGCGCGCGGTGGTCACCACCGCCGACTCCGACGCCCGCTGGGACCTGTGCTGCGACCTGCGCGAGCACCTGATCACCTACATCAACGAGAACTTCCCCGAAGCGCTCCCCCGCCGCCGCACCGAGTTCATCATGCCCGGCGACGAGGAACTGCCCTTCGCCGCGGTCTACACGGAGTCGGCCTACCGCTCCCGCACCGGCCGCGACGGCCACCGCGCGGGCTCCCCCGGCCCCGACGGCGCGCTGGCCGTCAAGGGGTCGAGCGGTTCGGAGACCGACACCCGCCCGGCCGAGGACGGCTCCGACGGCGAGTAG
- the uvrC gene encoding excinuclease ABC subunit UvrC, with amino-acid sequence MAAQSHLRPRPGSIPTSPGVYRFRDSHGRVIYVGKAKNLRARLSSYFQDFAGLHPRTQSMVSTAADVDWTVVGTEVEALQLEYSWIKEYDPRFNVKYRDDKSYPYLAVTMDEEFPRVQVMRGAKRKGVRYFGPYGHAWAIRETVDLLLRVFPVRTCSAGVFRSARNSGRPCLLGYIGKCAAPCVGRVDPEEHRHLAEDFCSFMAGDTSRFIRRLEQSMREAAAEQEYERAARIRDDIQALRTALEKQAVVLGDSTDCDVIAIAEDQLEAAAQVFYVRGGRIRGQRGWVVDKVEDVTTGELVERFLAQTYGSGDTSGAPAPRGGSPEGGDTAAIPREVLVSAPPADRDAVVAWLTERRGAAVDLRVPQRGDKKALLETVAKNAEQALARHKTQRAGDLTTRSRALSEIQDALGLDEAPLRIECFDISNLMGEHVVASMVVFEDGLARKSEYRRFSIRGAAGGVGGDSARRSEQNDVAAMHEVIKRRFSRYLEESSRTGELDRMGAELGADAGSGGSAPGDTAPGGAGPAAPGAPDPARPGEGPAAGAEAAGGAPARPAAEAPAKFAYPPNLVVVDGGRPQVQAARRALDELGIDDIAVCGLAKRLEEVWLPDDEDPVILPRTGEGLYLLQRVRDEAHRFAITYHRQKRAKALTGSALDDVPGLGPARRTALLKHFGSVKRLAAATEEEIAQVPGIGKTTAGVIHARLSGEEGNHDRGGVGTVERGTADGNGQHHGG; translated from the coding sequence ATGGCAGCGCAATCCCACCTCCGGCCCCGCCCTGGATCGATCCCCACCTCACCCGGTGTGTACCGCTTCCGCGACTCCCACGGCCGGGTCATCTACGTGGGCAAGGCCAAGAACCTCCGCGCTCGCCTGTCCTCCTACTTCCAGGACTTCGCCGGGCTGCACCCGCGCACCCAGTCCATGGTCTCCACCGCCGCCGACGTCGACTGGACCGTCGTCGGCACCGAGGTCGAGGCCCTGCAGTTGGAGTACTCCTGGATCAAGGAGTACGACCCCCGCTTCAACGTCAAGTACCGCGACGACAAGAGCTACCCCTACCTCGCCGTCACCATGGACGAGGAGTTCCCGCGCGTGCAGGTCATGCGCGGCGCCAAGCGCAAGGGGGTGCGCTACTTCGGCCCCTACGGCCACGCCTGGGCCATCCGCGAGACCGTCGACCTCCTGCTGCGGGTCTTCCCGGTGCGCACCTGCTCGGCCGGGGTGTTCCGCAGCGCCCGCAACAGCGGGCGGCCCTGCCTGCTGGGCTACATCGGCAAGTGCGCCGCCCCGTGCGTGGGCCGCGTCGACCCCGAGGAGCACCGCCACCTGGCCGAGGACTTCTGCTCCTTCATGGCCGGCGACACCAGCCGGTTCATCCGCCGCCTGGAGCAGAGCATGCGCGAGGCCGCCGCCGAGCAGGAGTACGAGCGCGCCGCCCGCATCCGCGACGACATCCAGGCGCTGCGCACCGCGCTGGAGAAGCAGGCCGTGGTGCTGGGCGACTCCACCGACTGCGACGTCATCGCCATCGCCGAGGACCAGTTGGAGGCCGCCGCGCAGGTCTTCTACGTGCGCGGCGGGCGCATCCGGGGCCAGCGCGGCTGGGTCGTCGACAAGGTCGAGGACGTCACCACCGGCGAACTCGTGGAGCGCTTCCTCGCCCAGACCTACGGTAGCGGCGACACTTCCGGCGCCCCCGCCCCCCGCGGCGGCTCGCCCGAGGGCGGCGACACCGCGGCCATCCCGCGCGAGGTCCTGGTCTCGGCGCCCCCGGCCGACCGCGACGCCGTGGTCGCCTGGCTCACCGAGCGGCGCGGCGCCGCCGTCGACCTCCGGGTCCCCCAGCGCGGCGACAAGAAGGCCCTGCTGGAGACCGTCGCCAAGAACGCCGAACAGGCCCTGGCCCGGCACAAGACCCAGCGGGCCGGCGACCTCACCACCCGCAGCCGCGCGCTCAGCGAGATCCAGGACGCCCTGGGCCTTGACGAAGCCCCGCTGCGCATCGAGTGCTTCGACATCTCCAACCTCATGGGCGAACACGTGGTGGCGTCCATGGTGGTGTTCGAGGACGGCCTGGCGCGCAAGTCCGAGTACCGCCGGTTCAGCATCCGGGGCGCGGCCGGCGGCGTCGGCGGCGACTCCGCGCGGCGCTCGGAGCAGAACGACGTCGCGGCCATGCACGAGGTCATCAAGCGCCGCTTCAGCCGCTACCTGGAGGAGAGCAGCCGCACCGGCGAACTCGACCGCATGGGCGCCGAACTCGGCGCCGACGCCGGTTCCGGCGGCTCCGCCCCCGGCGACACCGCCCCCGGCGGCGCCGGTCCGGCGGCGCCCGGGGCACCGGACCCCGCACGCCCCGGCGAGGGCCCCGCGGCCGGGGCCGAGGCCGCGGGCGGCGCCCCGGCGCGCCCCGCCGCCGAGGCGCCCGCCAAGTTCGCCTACCCCCCTAACCTGGTGGTGGTCGACGGCGGTCGGCCCCAGGTGCAGGCGGCGCGGCGCGCGCTCGACGAACTGGGCATCGACGACATCGCGGTGTGCGGGCTCGCCAAACGGCTGGAAGAGGTGTGGCTCCCCGACGACGAGGACCCGGTGATCCTGCCCCGCACAGGCGAGGGCCTGTACCTCCTGCAGCGCGTGCGCGACGAGGCCCACCGGTTCGCCATCACCTACCACCGGCAGAAGCGGGCCAAGGCGCTCACCGGCAGCGCGCTGGACGACGTCCCGGGCCTGGGGCCCGCGCGGCGCACGGCACTGCTCAAGCACTTCGGCTCGGTCAAGAGACTGGCCGCGGCCACCGAGGAGGAGATCGCGCAGGTGCCCGGTATCGGCAAGACCACGGCGGGGGTCATCCACGCGCGGCTCTCGGGCGAGGAAGGAAACCATGACAGGGGCGGCGTCGGCACGGTCGAACGCGGCACGGCGGACGGGAACGGACAACACCATGGGGGATGA
- the rapZ gene encoding RNase adapter RapZ, with protein MGDDQTPAGDLSGELPPEIVIVTGMSGAGRSTAARALEDLDWFVVDNLPPGLLPTMIDLAGRTQGAVPRVAAVVDVRSMAFTEDLLSTVEELRRRGIAARVVFLEAGDDTLVRRFESVRRPHPLQGDGRLTDGISRERETLRAIRGEADLVIDTSQLNVHQLKAKVIGFFGDAEEARPRANVVSFGYKHGLPVDADLVLDCRFLPNPHWVPELRAMNGRDAPVREYVLAQTGAKEMLDSYAEVLRLVISGYQREGKHYMTLAIGCTGGKHRSVAMAEQFGERLREQGVEVHVVHRDVGRE; from the coding sequence ATGGGGGATGACCAGACGCCGGCCGGCGACCTCAGCGGGGAACTCCCGCCCGAGATCGTCATCGTCACCGGAATGTCGGGCGCGGGCCGCAGCACCGCGGCGCGGGCGCTGGAGGACCTGGACTGGTTCGTCGTCGACAACCTGCCGCCGGGGCTGCTGCCCACGATGATCGACCTGGCCGGACGCACCCAGGGCGCGGTGCCGCGGGTGGCGGCGGTCGTCGACGTCCGCAGCATGGCCTTCACCGAGGACCTGCTCTCCACGGTCGAGGAGCTGCGCAGACGCGGCATCGCGGCGCGGGTGGTGTTCCTTGAGGCGGGCGACGACACCCTGGTCCGCCGCTTCGAGAGCGTGCGCCGCCCGCACCCGCTACAGGGCGACGGCCGGCTCACCGACGGCATCTCCCGCGAGCGCGAGACCCTGCGCGCCATCCGGGGCGAGGCCGACCTCGTGATCGACACCTCGCAGCTCAACGTGCACCAGCTCAAGGCCAAGGTGATCGGCTTCTTCGGCGACGCCGAGGAGGCCCGGCCGCGCGCCAACGTGGTCTCCTTCGGCTACAAGCACGGCCTGCCGGTCGACGCCGACCTCGTGCTGGACTGCCGGTTCCTGCCCAACCCGCACTGGGTCCCCGAGCTCCGGGCCATGAACGGCCGCGACGCCCCCGTTCGCGAGTACGTGCTGGCCCAGACCGGTGCCAAGGAGATGCTCGACTCCTACGCCGAGGTGCTGCGGCTGGTCATCTCCGGTTACCAGCGCGAGGGCAAGCACTACATGACCCTGGCGATCGGCTGCACCGGCGGCAAGCACCGCAGTGTGGCCATGGCCGAGCAGTTCGGCGAGCGCCTGCGCGAGCAGGGGGTCGAGGTCCACGTGGTGCACCGCGACGTCGGGCGGGAGTGA
- a CDS encoding gluconeogenesis factor YvcK family protein has translation MDPGRHDPAEPTPPRVVALGGGHGLHASLSALRRVTTDITAVVTVADDGGSSGRLRRELGVLPPGDLRMALAALCGDDEWGHTWSEVIQHRFRSEGELHGHAVGNLLIVALWELLGDSVAGLDWVGQLLGAHGRVLPMSSVPLDIVAEVEGVDPARPYDLTTVRGQVACASTRGRVRSISLVPEEPPASPQAVKAVREADWVVFGPGSWFTSVLPHLLVPDLARALVETKARRLVTLNLSPQKGETDNFRPETYLEVLAEHAPHLGIDVVLADSGVVGDTSRVGEVAKEMGGRLVVQDVAAGDGSPRHDPDLLAAAFDEVFRG, from the coding sequence ATGGATCCGGGCAGACACGACCCCGCCGAGCCCACCCCGCCTCGGGTGGTCGCCCTCGGCGGCGGACACGGCCTCCACGCGTCGCTCTCGGCGCTGCGGCGGGTCACGACCGACATCACCGCCGTCGTCACCGTCGCCGACGACGGGGGCTCCAGCGGCAGGCTGCGCCGGGAGCTGGGCGTGCTGCCGCCGGGCGACCTGCGCATGGCGCTGGCGGCGCTGTGCGGCGACGACGAGTGGGGCCACACCTGGAGCGAGGTCATCCAGCACCGCTTCCGCTCCGAAGGCGAGCTGCACGGCCACGCGGTGGGCAACCTGCTCATCGTGGCGCTGTGGGAGCTGCTGGGCGACTCCGTGGCCGGGCTCGACTGGGTGGGCCAGCTCCTGGGCGCCCACGGGCGGGTGCTGCCGATGTCCTCGGTGCCGCTGGACATCGTGGCCGAGGTGGAGGGCGTCGACCCCGCCCGCCCTTACGACCTGACCACGGTGCGCGGCCAGGTCGCCTGCGCCAGCACCCGGGGGCGGGTGCGCTCGATCTCGCTGGTCCCCGAGGAGCCGCCCGCCTCGCCGCAGGCGGTGAAGGCGGTCCGCGAGGCCGACTGGGTGGTCTTCGGCCCGGGGTCGTGGTTCACCAGCGTGCTGCCCCACCTGCTGGTGCCCGATCTCGCCCGCGCCCTGGTGGAGACCAAGGCGCGCCGGTTGGTCACCCTCAACCTCTCCCCGCAGAAGGGCGAGACGGACAACTTCCGGCCGGAGACCTACCTTGAGGTCCTGGCCGAGCACGCGCCGCACCTGGGCATCGACGTGGTCCTGGCCGACAGCGGGGTCGTCGGCGACACCAGCCGGGTGGGCGAGGTCGCCAAGGAGATGGGCGGCCGGCTCGTCGTGCAGGACGTGGCAGCCGGCGACGGCTCGCCGCGTCACGACCCGGACCTGCTGGCGGCGGCTTTCGATGAGGTCTTCCGGGGCTAG